ACGAGGAACATCGAATTAGTTTATATTGGAAATTAGAGATAGGAGCGATAAAAATGGTGGAAGAATACTATCAAAATTGGCTCAAACACCGGACTGTACTGCACGATCTGCTGGATCAGATAGGGCCGGAGCATGTGTTTTTTAAACCGTGGAAAGATGGCTTTTCAATGGGAGAGCTGGCAGTTCATATCGCAGGTTCCACAGATATGTTTTTGGAAACGATTAAAAACGGGCAGTTTGTATCGCCTGCCACACCGCGCGAGTTTCAAACGATGGATGAGGTGCGGGAGATCGTTCAGGAGTTCACTCAAAAATCAAAAAGGGATTTTTCTGTTCTGGAAAGTTCTCATTTGAGCAAGGAAATTGATATTTTCGGGTATGAGGCGCCAGGGAAGTATTGGATTGAAAGTTTAATTGATCATGAGATTCACCATAAAGGACAGCTGTTTGTGTATGCTCGTATGACAGGCGCAGAGAAGGTTCCTTTTTTCAAGCAGCTCCCTTCAAGAGCAGTAAATGATGCTGCAGCCGATTGACAGGGGCTGCAAGTTATACGTACAATACGAGTACGTACTCGTACACATATGAAAGAATGGAATGATGAATGTGCTTTTTGTAACAGAAATGCCGACAGAAGCCAGAGACAAAATGCTGTATGCCGCGCTCCAGCTCTATACGGTTAAGGGATATAAGGAAACGTCAGTCCTTGAGATCGTTGAGCTGGCGAGGGTGTCAAAAACAACATTCTATCAATCGTTTGGCAGCAAAGAGGAGCTGCTTGCCGCGCTTTGTACACAGCTGGCTGAAGAGATCATTGCAGATGTGGATGCTGCTGTTCAAAGGGAAGAGAAAATAAGCGAAAAAGCCTACGCAGGCATCCGCCGTTATATTGAAATATGCGAAATGAAGTCTAGCGCTGCCAAACTATTATTAATTGATTCAGTGGGTGTAAGCCTTACGGTAGAGAATGTTCGCCGGGAAGCTTATCGCCGATTTGCCAGCCTGCTCTATAATACGGTTCAGGGGACCATGCCAGCATCCGTTCCTGATCAGGAAGTATTGGTCGTCTCACAGGCCATGGTCGGTGCGGTCAATGAGGTCGTCATCCAAACCCTGTTTGAATCAGACATTGAGCTGGATTTGGACCGGCTGGCCCGCTTGCTTAACCGGATTGTTGTCGGAGCTTATGTCAATCTATCGTTATAAAATCAGCTGTTTGCTGGTTTTATAGGGAAGTAGTACCAGTACGTATTCGTATTTACTGCTAAAGGAGGCGAATGGTTCATGAAAGGATGTTTATTGACAGGTTATCCTGGTTTTCTTGCCTCAAAGCTACTGAAAGAAATGCAGCGGCGAAATGAAGATACGCAATTCGCGCTTATTGTCCACCCCAGCCAGCTGGATAAAGCAGAGCGCCTGGCAGCTAACAAGCAAAATGTGCGTCTTTTTGCAGGAGATATTACGAAGGAAGGACTTGATTTGGATGCTGAACAAACAGAATGGCTGAGGGAACAAATGACACATGTCTTTCATCTGGCTGCGGTTTATGATCTTGCCG
This genomic stretch from Fictibacillus marinisediminis harbors:
- a CDS encoding DinB family protein; protein product: MVEEYYQNWLKHRTVLHDLLDQIGPEHVFFKPWKDGFSMGELAVHIAGSTDMFLETIKNGQFVSPATPREFQTMDEVREIVQEFTQKSKRDFSVLESSHLSKEIDIFGYEAPGKYWIESLIDHEIHHKGQLFVYARMTGAEKVPFFKQLPSRAVNDAAAD
- a CDS encoding TetR/AcrR family transcriptional regulator, with the translated sequence MMNVLFVTEMPTEARDKMLYAALQLYTVKGYKETSVLEIVELARVSKTTFYQSFGSKEELLAALCTQLAEEIIADVDAAVQREEKISEKAYAGIRRYIEICEMKSSAAKLLLIDSVGVSLTVENVRREAYRRFASLLYNTVQGTMPASVPDQEVLVVSQAMVGAVNEVVIQTLFESDIELDLDRLARLLNRIVVGAYVNLSL